A region from the Bactrocera dorsalis isolate Fly_Bdor chromosome 1, ASM2337382v1, whole genome shotgun sequence genome encodes:
- the LOC105231159 gene encoding probable ATP-dependent RNA helicase DDX47 — MGTSEEDENSSNASDEEQEIDDENSGDEVEENDEDEEETESTGNDIATDNVESSVTWKDLGLTDALCQACEELKWKAPSKIQKEAIPVALQGKDIIGLAETGSGKTGAFALPILHALLENPQRYFALILTPTRELAFQISEQFEALGSSIGVKCCVVVGGMDMVSQALQLAKKPHIIIATPGRLVDHLENMKGFNLKAIKYLVMDEADRILNMDFEVELDKILKVLPRERRTFLFSATMTKKVKKLQRASLKDPVKVEVSNKYQTVEQLQQYYVFIPVKYKDVYLVHIINELAGNSFMIFCSTCANTVRTALMLRALGLAAIPLHGQMSQNKRLAALNKFKAKNRSILISTDVASRGLDIPHVDVVLNFDIPTHSKDYIHRVGRTARAGRSGKAVTFVTQYDVELYQRIEHLLGKQLPLYPCEEDEVMALQERVSEAQRTAKLELKDLEDNKGSKKGKFKKAGDDYDDSENFSGARKRMKPQGGPGGKKNWKKAKRK, encoded by the exons atgggtACTTCAGAAGAGGACGAAAATTCTTCGAATGCCAGTGATGAAGAGCAGGAAATCGACGATGAAAATTCCGGGGATGAAGTTGAAGAAAACGATGAAGATGAGGAGGAGACTGAAAGTACAGGAAATGATATAGCAACAGACAATGTCGAAAGTTCTGTCACATGGAAAGACCTC GGTTTAACGGACGCGTTATGCCAGGCATGTGAAGAATTGAAATGGAAAGCTCCATCTAAGATACAAAAGGAGGCTATACCAGTAGCATTGCAAGGAAAAGACATTATCGGCCTGGCCGAAACAGGTTCCGGCAAGACTGGTGCTTTTGCCTTACCAATATTGCATGCTTTGCTGGAGAATCCCCAAAGATATTTCGCATTGATTCTTACTCCCACACGAGAATTGGCTTTTCAGATATCGGAACAGTTTGAAGCACTAG GTAGCTCCATAGGCGTGAAATgttgcgttgttgttggtggtatGGATATGGTTTCCCAAGCGCTACAGCTGGCTAAGAAACCCCACATAATTATTGCTACTCCCGGCCGTTTAGTTGACCACCTTGAAAACATGAAAGGTTTCAATCTGAAAGCTATAAAGTATTTAGTAATGGATGAAGCAGATCGCATTTTAAATATGGATTTTGAGGTGGAACTGgataaaatattgaaagtcTTACCACGTGAACGCCGAACGTTTTTATTCAGTGCAACTATgacaaaaaaagtaaagaaattgcAACGTGCTTCGTTAAAAGATCCCGTAAAGGTGGAAGTTTCTAACAAGTATCAAACAGTTGAGCAACTCCAACAATACTACGTCTTTATTCCCGTTAAATATAAAGATGTTTATTTGGTACACATAATCAATGAGTTGGCTGGAAATAGCTTTATGATATTCTGCAGCACATGTGCAAATACTGTCCGCACAGCATTAATGCTGCGTGCTTTGGGCTTAGCGGCCATACCTTTACACGGTCAAATGTCTCAGAATAAACGTTTAGCCGCATTAAATAAGTTCAAAGCGAAAAATCGTTCAATACTCATTTCTACAGACGTAGCATCACGTGGTCTGGATATACCTCACGTTGATGTAGTGCTAAACTTTGACATACCAACGCATAGTAAAGATTATATTCACCGTGTTGGTCGTACGGCTCGTGCGGGTCGATCTGGTAAAGCTGTTACTTTTGTTACACAATACGATGTGGAATTATATCAACGAATCGAACATCTTCTTGGCAAACAGTTGCCATTGTATCCTTGCGAAGAGGATGAAGTTATGGCACTGCAGGAAAGAGTGAGCGAAGCCCAACGCACTGCGAAGTTAGAGCTTAAAGACTTGGAAGATAATAAGGGtagtaaaaaaggaaaatttaagaAAGCGGGAGATGATTATGATGATTCCGAGAATTTTTCTGGTGCTCGGAAGCGTATGAAACCTCAAGGTGGCCCTGGGGGcaagaaaaattggaaaaaggcGAAAAGGAAGTAA